TGCACGTGGCGCTGCGGCCTGACGCCAGACACAGCGGCAAATACGCCCTTTACTTCGCACATCATCGCTTCGGAAGCATCGACCTAAACGACCCGAATGCCGCTTAAAATGTGTCAACCATGTCCTCGCACATGTGTCACCCATGTCCCCGGTCTATACACCGACGCAAAGAAGAGTGACCGGCAGCCCCCGCAGGGGGATGTCGTATGGCCTTTGGGTGCAAGCGCCATCGCCGCTCAAAGAAACAGCAACCAACCCCGCACAGCGACGTCGTATGGCACCCTAACCCCAAAAGCCAACACCTTTACTCCGCCTTAGCCCCCGAATCCCTCACCACCTTCGCCCACTTGGCAATCTCAACCTTCTGATAACCCGCCAACTTCTCCGGTGTACCAAGTATAGGATCCAGCCCCAAGGTCTTGAGCTTGGCTTGCACATCGGGAAGCTGGTAAATCCGGTTGAGCTCGGTGTTCAGCTTGGCGATCACATCCTTGGGCGTATTCGCCGGTGCAAAGATCGCAAACCACGAGTCCGCATCAAACCCGGGCAGCCCCTGCTCTGCCAGCGTGGGAATATCCGGCGCCGAGTGCGAGCGTTTCGCGCTGGTCACGCCAAGCGCCCGCACCTTGCCCTCCTTGATCACCGGCAACGCCGACGGCAGGTTGTCGAACATCATGCTGATATGGCCGCCGAGCAGATCGGGAATGGCCATGGCGCGGCCCTTGTAGGGCACGTGGGTGAGCTTGACCCCGGCCAGGGAGTTGAACATCTCGCCGGCCACGTGCGGCGAGGTGCCAATGCCCGGCGTGCCGAAAGTCAGGGCGCCTGGCTTGGCCTTGGCCAGCGCGATCAGCTCCGCCACGTTCTTGGCCGGCACGGAGGGGTTGACCACCAGCACATTGGGCGTGGAGGCGACCAGGATCACCGGGGTGAAATCCTTGACCATGTCGTACGGCATCTTGCTGTAAAGCGAGCCGTTGATGGAGTGCGTGCCGACCGTGCCCAGCGCCAGCGTGTAGCCATCCGGCGCGGCATGGGCGACGGCCTCGGCGCCGATGTTGCCGCCTGCGCCCGGCTTGTTGTCCACCACCACGGGCTGGCCCCACGAGGGTGAGATCTTTTCGGAGAAGATGCGCGCCAGGATGTCAGGCGCGCCGCCGCTGGGAAAGCCCACCACCATCCGGATGGGCTTGGAAGGATAGGTGTCGGCATGGGCCGAGGGCACGGCGAAGGCGGCGCAGGCGGCCAGGACGGCGGCTGCGAAAGGTTTGCAACGCATGGTGTGTCTCCCGATGTTCGGTTTTATTCTGGTGTCGGACTGATCTTGCACGCTGCCAGCGCAAAGGGGCGAAGCCTTGCACCCGTCCGCCGGCAGCAGTGACTCAACTGACTGTTCTGATTGATCTGACTGTTGCCCGGGGTTTCACGCCACGCTTAAACCACCGTGCCGCCGAACTCCGCCATCACTTTATCGTGCAGCCGGCGCATTCCCTTTAGCCAACGATCGTAATCTTGGCCTTTGCGCTGGTAATACTCGAGCACCTCGGGATGCGGCAGGATCAGGAAGCGCTCGTCCTTCACGCCTTCCAGCGTGACCTGCGCCACGTGCTCGGGCGTGACCGAGCCGGCCTGCAGGAAGCCCTTGCGTTCGCCATCCTCGCCGAACAGCATGCGCGTCTGCACGCCCTGCGGGCAGATGCAGCTGACCTTGATGCCGCGATCGCCGTAGGTGATCGACAGCCACTCGGCAAAGCCGATGGCGGCGTGCTTGGTCACGGCGTAAGGCGCCGAGCCGATCTGCGACAGCAGGCCGGCGGCGGAGACGGTGTTGACGAA
The Cupriavidus basilensis DNA segment above includes these coding regions:
- a CDS encoding Bug family tripartite tricarboxylate transporter substrate binding protein, which translates into the protein MRCKPFAAAVLAACAAFAVPSAHADTYPSKPIRMVVGFPSGGAPDILARIFSEKISPSWGQPVVVDNKPGAGGNIGAEAVAHAAPDGYTLALGTVGTHSINGSLYSKMPYDMVKDFTPVILVASTPNVLVVNPSVPAKNVAELIALAKAKPGALTFGTPGIGTSPHVAGEMFNSLAGVKLTHVPYKGRAMAIPDLLGGHISMMFDNLPSALPVIKEGKVRALGVTSAKRSHSAPDIPTLAEQGLPGFDADSWFAIFAPANTPKDVIAKLNTELNRIYQLPDVQAKLKTLGLDPILGTPEKLAGYQKVEIAKWAKVVRDSGAKAE